From Corvus moneduloides isolate bCorMon1 chromosome 2, bCorMon1.pri, whole genome shotgun sequence, one genomic window encodes:
- the GJA8 gene encoding gap junction alpha-8 protein — protein sequence MGDWSFLGNILEQVNEQSTVIGRVWLTVLFIFRILILGTAAELVWGDEQSDFVCNTQQPGCENVCYDEAFPISHIRLWVLQIIFVSTPSLMYFGHAVHHVRMEEKRKEREEAERRQQAEVDEEKLPLAPNQNKGNNPDGTKKFRLEGTLLRTYIFHIIFKTLFEVGFIVGQYFLYGFRILPLYRCGRWPCPNLVDCFVSRPTEKTIFIMFMLVVASVSLFLNLVEISHLILKRIRRALRRPAEEQLGEVPEKPLHAITVPSIPKAKGYKLLEEEKPVSHYFPLTEVGVEPSPLPSAYNEFEEKIGMGPLEDLSRAFDERLPSYAQAKEPEEEKVRAEEEEQEEEKPGPQEEPGVKKAEEEMGRDEVEGPSAPAELATDMRPLSRLSKASSRARSDDLTV from the coding sequence ATGGGTGACTGGAGTTTCTTGGGGAACATTTTAGAGCAGGTGAACGAGCAATCCACTGTCATCGGGAGAGTTTGGCTCACAGTGCTCTTCATTTTCCGCATCCTGATCCTGGGCACGGCTGCCGAGCTAGTGTGGGGAGACGAGCAGTCAGACTTTGTGTGCAACACCCAGCAACCTGGTTGTGAGAACGTCTGCTACGATGAGGCCTTCCCCATCTCCCACATCCGGCTCTGGGTCCTGCAGATCATTTTCGTATCCACGCCCTCGCTAATGTACTTCGGGCATGCTGTGCACCACGTCCGCatggaggagaagaggaaagagagggaggaagcTGAGAGGCGCCAGCAAGCTGAGGTTGATGAAGAGAAGCTGCCCCTGGctccaaatcaaaacaaaggcAACAACCCTGATGGAACCAAGAAGTTTCGCCTGGAAGGTACTCTCCTGAGAACGTACATCTTCCACATCATTTTCAAAACCCTCTTTGAGGTGGGATTCATAGTAGGTCAGTACTTCCTGTATGGCTTCCGAATTCTCCCTCTTTACCGCTGTGGGCGGTGGCCCTGTCCCAATCTTGTGGACTGTTTTGTCTCCAGGCCCACAGAGAAGACCATCTTCATTATGTTCATGCTGGTGGTGGCTTCTGTATCCCTCTTCCTCAACCTGGTGGAGATCAGTCATTTGATCTTGAAAAGAATCCGGAGGGCTCTGAGAAGaccagcagaggagcagcttggAGAGGTCCCAGAGAAGCCCCTCCATGCCATCACAGTCCCCTCCATCCCGAAGGCCAAAGGCTACAAGCTGCTGGAAGAAGAGAAGCCGGTGTCCCATTATTTCCCTCTCACGGAAGTAGGGGTTGAGCCCAGCCCCCTTCCATCAGCCTACAATGAGTTTGAGGAGAAGATTGGGATGGGACCATTGGAAGATCTCTCCAGGGCATTTGATGAGAGGTTACCATCTTATGCACAAGCAAAGGAACCAGAAGAGGAGAAGGTAcgagcagaggaggaggaacaagaggaggagaagccaGGGCCTCAGGAAGAACCAGGGgtgaagaaagcagaagaggagaTGGGGAGAGATGAAGTGGAAGGGCCTTCAGCACCTGCTGAACTTGCCACTGATATGAGACCCCTGAGCAGGCTAAGCAAAGCCAGCAGCCGGGCCAGGTCAGATGATTTGACTGTATGA